One window of Nostoc sp. C052 genomic DNA carries:
- the fetB gene encoding iron export ABC transporter permease subunit FetB, producing MQDLIKLDFVDLAMAVGLMAIAIGLSAWEKLGLELNLALATGRTILQLLVLGYILDFILALDNAWAVLTLLAIMLTITAIVARNRISQKIPHVLPLVWGAILISTALTVFYTNFLIIQPERWYEPQYIIPLVGIVLGNATNAAAIAGDRLVSTINSSHLEIETHLSLGATPEQAVNQYRKDAIRAGLIPTLNQMIVIGMVAIPGITTGQLLAGVKPLDAVSYEILIMFMVTFANLLTTVLVTKGLCRQFFNSAAQLVR from the coding sequence ATGCAGGATCTAATCAAACTGGATTTCGTGGATTTAGCTATGGCTGTGGGATTGATGGCGATCGCCATTGGTTTATCTGCCTGGGAAAAATTAGGATTAGAGTTGAACCTAGCCCTTGCTACTGGGAGAACCATCTTACAACTTCTTGTATTGGGATACATTTTAGATTTCATCTTGGCTTTAGACAATGCTTGGGCAGTTTTGACGCTATTAGCAATAATGCTGACAATTACGGCGATTGTCGCACGAAATCGCATCAGCCAAAAAATTCCTCATGTGTTGCCTTTGGTGTGGGGTGCAATTTTAATTAGTACTGCCCTGACAGTGTTTTACACCAACTTCTTGATTATTCAACCAGAAAGATGGTATGAACCACAGTATATAATTCCCTTAGTAGGGATAGTCTTAGGTAATGCTACTAATGCAGCTGCGATCGCAGGCGATCGTCTTGTCAGCACCATTAATTCTAGCCATCTCGAAATAGAAACCCACTTAAGCTTAGGCGCAACTCCAGAGCAAGCAGTTAACCAGTATCGCAAAGACGCTATCAGAGCCGGATTAATCCCCACTCTCAATCAAATGATCGTCATCGGTATGGTGGCAATCCCAGGAATCACCACCGGACAGCTGTTAGCTGGTGTGAAACCCTTGGATGCTGTATCTTACGAAATTTTGATTATGTTCATGGTTACTTTCGCTAACTTGTTGACAACAGTTTTAGTCACAAAGGGATTGTGTCGTCAATTTTTCAATTCTGCCGCCCAGTTAGTAAGGTGA
- a CDS encoding DegT/DnrJ/EryC1/StrS aminotransferase family protein yields the protein MIQSVNPIPAFDIKQQYTTIEAEVSAAVLEVLASGRYIGGPLVEGFEQQFAAYNTVTECVACNSGTDALFLALRVLEIGAGDEVITTPFTFIATSEVISAVGAKPVFVDIDATTFNLDVEQVAAAITPKTKAIIPVHLFGQPVDMTSLMAIAQSHNLAIIEDCAQSTGAIWADQKVGSIGHIGCFSFYPTKNLGGCGDGGAITTNDPAIATKLRILRDHGSKIRYFHEEIGVNSRLDALQAAILQIKLRYLDIWNNRRRDIANYYYQYLCQIPGIVPPQELPGGIGVWNQYTIRISGEGRNGSSAKYRDWVRSQLQEQGVSSMIYYPHPLHLQPVYQNLGYQIGDLAIAEQACHEVISLPMFPELTQQQQDQVIYALKEVMS from the coding sequence ATGATCCAAAGTGTAAATCCCATCCCTGCCTTTGATATCAAGCAGCAATACACCACCATTGAAGCAGAAGTAAGTGCAGCTGTCTTAGAGGTTTTGGCTTCTGGTCGCTATATTGGCGGCCCCTTAGTTGAAGGTTTTGAACAACAGTTTGCCGCCTATAATACTGTTACTGAATGTGTGGCTTGTAATTCTGGTACTGATGCGCTTTTCTTAGCGTTACGAGTCTTGGAAATTGGTGCAGGCGATGAAGTGATTACAACGCCTTTCACCTTTATTGCGACATCTGAAGTGATTAGCGCCGTGGGGGCAAAGCCTGTTTTCGTCGATATTGATGCAACTACGTTTAATTTAGATGTAGAGCAAGTAGCGGCAGCAATTACACCCAAAACTAAAGCGATTATCCCGGTTCACCTATTTGGGCAGCCTGTGGATATGACATCATTGATGGCGATCGCTCAGTCTCACAATTTGGCAATAATTGAAGATTGCGCTCAGTCTACAGGCGCAATTTGGGCCGATCAAAAAGTCGGAAGTATTGGACATATTGGTTGCTTTAGTTTCTACCCTACCAAAAACCTTGGTGGTTGCGGCGATGGCGGCGCAATCACGACTAACGATCCAGCGATCGCCACTAAACTGCGAATCTTACGAGATCATGGCAGTAAAATTAGATATTTTCATGAAGAAATTGGTGTAAATAGCCGCTTAGATGCTCTCCAAGCAGCTATTTTGCAAATTAAGCTACGTTATTTAGATATTTGGAATAATCGCCGACGAGATATCGCCAACTATTATTACCAATATCTTTGTCAAATTCCGGGGATCGTCCCGCCCCAAGAATTACCTGGGGGTATTGGAGTATGGAATCAATACACTATTCGCATATCAGGCGAAGGGCGAAATGGTTCTAGCGCCAAATATCGAGATTGGGTGCGTAGCCAATTGCAAGAACAGGGTGTGAGTTCAATGATTTACTACCCCCATCCTTTACATTTGCAGCCAGTTTATCAGAATTTGGGCTATCAAATTGGAGACTTAGCAATAGCAGAGCAAGCTTGCCATGAAGTCATATCCTTGCCGATGTTTCCAGAATTGACACAACAGCAGCAAGACCAGGTGATTTATGCCTTGAAAGAAGTTATGAGTTAG
- a CDS encoding DUF561 domain-containing protein yields the protein MTMHSTLQRAFTNRRVLKVISGLNNFDAATVAATVKAAEFGGATFVDIAADPALVQLAKSLTNLPVCVSAVDPEKFVQAVAAGADLIEIGNFDSFYAQGRRFEAPEVLALTKQTRALLPEITLSVTVPHILELDQQVQLAEELVKAGADIIQTEGGTSSNPVHPGTLGLIEKAAPTLAAAFEISCVVSVPVLCASGISSVTAPLAIAAGAAGVGVGSAINQLNNEVAMIAAVRSLVEALATANVVRS from the coding sequence ATGACGATGCATTCCACACTCCAACGTGCATTTACTAACCGCCGTGTTTTAAAAGTGATCAGCGGTTTGAATAACTTCGACGCCGCTACCGTTGCTGCTACTGTCAAAGCTGCTGAATTTGGCGGTGCTACTTTTGTCGATATTGCTGCCGATCCAGCTTTAGTCCAGCTAGCTAAAAGTTTGACAAATTTACCAGTTTGTGTTTCAGCAGTAGATCCAGAAAAATTTGTGCAAGCTGTGGCAGCTGGTGCTGATTTAATTGAAATTGGGAATTTTGATTCTTTTTATGCTCAAGGACGCCGCTTTGAGGCTCCAGAAGTGCTAGCGTTGACTAAGCAAACTCGCGCTCTCCTGCCGGAAATCACCCTATCTGTAACCGTTCCCCATATCCTAGAACTAGATCAGCAAGTACAGTTAGCAGAAGAACTGGTAAAAGCTGGAGCAGATATTATCCAAACCGAAGGCGGTACTAGCAGTAACCCAGTTCACCCCGGAACTTTAGGATTAATTGAAAAAGCTGCTCCTACGTTGGCAGCAGCTTTTGAGATTTCCTGTGTAGTGTCAGTGCCAGTATTGTGTGCATCAGGTATTTCTAGCGTTACCGCCCCATTAGCGATCGCGGCTGGTGCTGCTGGTGTTGGTGTTGGTTCCGCCATCAACCAACTCAATAACGAAGTGGCAATGATTGCTGCCGTGCGTAGCTTAGTAGAAGCCTTAGCAACTGCAAATGTAGTAAGGAGTTAA
- a CDS encoding Uma2 family endonuclease: MSLTLEDLEQMQQQYPDFRMELVKGNIIVMSPSGYESDEVAAEMVAQLRNWVRPRKLGRTAASSAGFRLPNSDLRAPDASFVLAERLRRSPKSFAQLAPDLTVEVKSPSDNLEDLRAKIQEFLSLGTQVGILLNPDERIVEVYNFGQEAIILRDGDILTVPELLPGWEVPIADLWPPEFD, from the coding sequence ATGTCCCTAACCCTTGAAGACTTGGAACAAATGCAGCAACAGTATCCCGACTTTCGGATGGAACTAGTCAAGGGTAATATTATTGTTATGAGTCCATCAGGATACGAATCAGATGAGGTTGCAGCTGAAATGGTAGCCCAGTTACGTAACTGGGTTAGACCGCGCAAACTCGGGCGAACAGCAGCTTCTAGCGCCGGTTTCAGGTTGCCTAATTCAGACTTGCGCGCACCAGATGCCTCATTTGTTTTAGCCGAACGTTTGCGTCGCAGTCCGAAGTCTTTTGCTCAATTGGCTCCTGATTTGACTGTCGAAGTGAAGTCCCCTAGCGACAATTTAGAGGATCTGAGAGCCAAAATTCAAGAATTTCTGAGTTTAGGAACTCAGGTAGGAATTTTGCTCAATCCAGATGAGCGAATTGTTGAAGTTTACAATTTTGGACAAGAGGCAATAATACTTCGTGATGGCGATATTTTAACAGTTCCCGAACTGCTCCCAGGGTGGGAAGTACCAATTGCAGATTTGTGGCCTCCAGAGTTTGACTAG
- a CDS encoding Calx-beta domain-containing protein — protein MTKQPENNHHNTRKNSTKKILEASTNIVFIDPKVIDYQSLVAGIILGSEVVILDPNRDGLAQITEFLEKRKSNSVQSIHIVSHGSAGSLQLGSGNLNLSNLDSYANQLKKWASVLTENADILLYGCDVASGEGTKFVQQISRITGADVAASTDKTGSAALGGNWDLEVKTGKIETSLAFQPEVIQAYQSILPASFTGTYTQNFNTLLASGTSIAWTNDSTIPGWYSTRTTYNAGSGTNNTGAMYSFGTTTDRALGSLASGTTGTIYYGLRLQNNTGSPITSLQVNYTGEQWRNGGNTSPQQLKFSYQTGSTVASLTTGTWTPVTSLDFTGPIATATPGALIGNQVANRTVIAPVILNLATPIANGEEIILRWEDIDDGGNDHGLAIDDVSVKVDGTTYIVTNTNDSGAGSLRQAIINANNDPGIETIIFDTTGIFGDATPDTITLTSGELNVTEGVIIQGTGANKLTISGNNTSRVFNSSASLSIDGLNITGGNSVNNGGGIYSTSSVTLSNSIISGNTASTSGGGIYSSSSVTLSNSIISGNTANSNGGGIYSSNATISNSTFSSNTANSNGGGIYSSNATISNSTFSSNTANSSGGGIFSNSILTISNSTISSNTAKTYGGGIDTNNATVSNSTIFGNTADSDNNGQGDGGGIYRAGGTVSISNSIIAGNIDPGNQGADIYGSNFNGNAYNLIGKIAGKLSGTLGTGTDIINPNPGLKPLGDYGGSTQTHALTFSSPARNAGDPAYSGGLTTDQRGMDFNRIESGRIDIGAFEYVLPKVNFGAATYNTTEDSTATTVTISVTLNASPETAVTVPIVVKNSSTATSGNDYTFSPTTISFAAGATGANLTQLITFTINPDDLPENTETVVLNFGTLTGADLGTITETSLNIAANDAIQYAISTPTSTLTEGNSGTQTVSFTVTRSGGIGVASTVDYAFNGTTTFGSDYNNIQVTGGGSAASGTLSFAIGETTKTITADVLGDNTFELNEDITVTLSNPNLTAAPESSTITNNSATATIINDDNQPTISISDVSVTEGNTGATTNANFTITLSNPSSQQITVNYNTSDGTANAADSDYNSTPGTITFNPGETSKTLSIGVVGDNKFETNETFSVNLLGATNATITDSLGVANIINDDNQPTISISDVSVGEGNTGTTTNANFTISLSNPSYQQITVNYNTSDGTAQVADSDYNSASGTITFNPGETSKVISIGVIGDNQTETNETFAVNLLGATNATIADNLGVGTIIDDDNQPTISISDVSVIEGNTSTTTNANFTISLSNPSSQQVTVNYNTSDGTAQVADSDYNSASGTITFNPGETSKVISIGVIGDNQTEADETFAVNLLGATNAAIADNLGVGTIINDDNQPAISISDVSITEGNTGTTNANFTITLSNPSSQQVTVNYNTSDGAANTVDSDYNSTPGTIIFAPGETSKTLSIGVIGDNKFETDETFAVNLLSATNATITDSLGVGTIINDDNQPAISISDVSITEGNTGTTNANFTISLSNPSYQQVTVNYNTSDGTAQVADSDYNSASGTIIFAPGETSKTLSIGVIGDNQTESNETFAVNLSGATNAAIADNLGVGTIIDDDNPTTVSISDVSFAEGNTGTTTNANFIVTLSAASLQQVTVNYNTSDGTAKVSDSDYNSASGTIIFAPGETSKTLGIGVIGDNKAETNETFSVNLFGATNATITDSLGVATIINDDQPPSISIADVSLREGTTGMTTNANFVVTLSSEFYQPIAVSYSTSDGTAQESDSDYNFGLGTIVFNPGDTSKTISIGVRGDNKVEANETFFVNIYGAANATFANNQAVGTIINDDHQAF, from the coding sequence ATGACCAAACAGCCAGAAAACAATCACCATAATACCAGAAAAAACTCTACTAAAAAAATACTAGAAGCAAGTACAAATATTGTTTTCATAGATCCAAAAGTTATAGATTACCAAAGCTTAGTAGCTGGTATCATCCTCGGCAGTGAAGTCGTTATTCTTGATCCCAATAGAGATGGTTTAGCACAAATCACCGAGTTTCTGGAAAAACGTAAATCAAATTCAGTTCAATCAATTCACATTGTTTCCCACGGAAGTGCGGGAAGTTTGCAACTAGGGTCAGGCAACCTCAACCTCAGTAACCTGGATAGCTATGCAAATCAGTTAAAAAAGTGGGCAAGTGTTTTAACTGAGAATGCTGATATTTTGCTATATGGCTGTGATGTAGCCAGTGGTGAAGGCACAAAATTTGTCCAGCAGATTAGCCGAATTACTGGAGCAGATGTTGCCGCTTCCACAGACAAAACCGGAAGTGCAGCTTTAGGTGGCAACTGGGATTTAGAAGTGAAAACAGGGAAAATTGAAACTTCCCTGGCATTTCAACCGGAAGTAATACAGGCTTACCAATCGATTTTGCCAGCTAGTTTTACTGGCACATACACTCAAAACTTCAACACATTACTTGCTTCTGGAACGTCTATTGCTTGGACTAATGATTCAACCATTCCAGGCTGGTATTCCACAAGAACTACTTATAACGCTGGTTCTGGCACTAATAATACAGGTGCAATGTACAGTTTTGGTACGACCACAGATCGGGCACTTGGTTCTTTAGCTTCCGGTACTACAGGAACTATTTATTATGGGTTGCGCCTCCAAAATAATACAGGTTCACCAATTACTAGCTTGCAAGTAAATTATACAGGTGAGCAATGGCGTAATGGTGGCAATACATCGCCGCAACAGCTGAAATTTAGTTATCAAACTGGGTCGACTGTTGCAAGTTTAACAACAGGAACATGGACGCCTGTTACATCGCTAGATTTCACCGGGCCAATTGCAACTGCAACCCCAGGCGCCTTGATTGGCAATCAAGTTGCCAATCGAACTGTCATAGCACCTGTAATACTTAATCTAGCTACCCCAATAGCTAACGGTGAAGAGATTATATTACGTTGGGAAGATATAGATGATGGAGGCAACGATCATGGTTTAGCCATTGACGATGTATCTGTCAAAGTAGATGGCACCACCTATATAGTAACTAATACCAATGATAGCGGTGCTGGCTCCTTAAGGCAAGCTATTATCAATGCCAATAACGATCCAGGGATTGAGACAATCATCTTTGATACGACTGGAATATTCGGTGATGCCACCCCCGACACCATTACCCTCACTTCTGGGGAATTGAATGTTACTGAAGGAGTGATCATTCAAGGAACTGGGGCTAATAAACTTACCATCAGTGGTAACAATACTTCCCGTGTTTTTAATAGCAGTGCCTCCCTCTCAATTGATGGGTTGAACATAACTGGGGGAAATTCAGTAAATAATGGTGGCGGCATCTACAGCACCAGTAGTGTCACACTTAGTAACAGCATTATTTCTGGCAACACTGCCAGCACTAGCGGCGGTGGTATTTACAGCAGTAGTAGTGTCACACTTAGTAATAGCATCATTTCTGGCAACACTGCGAACAGTAACGGCGGCGGTATCTACAGCAGCAATGCCACTATTAGCAATAGTACTTTTTCTAGCAACACTGCGAACAGTAACGGCGGCGGTATCTACAGCAGCAATGCCACTATTAGCAATAGTACTTTTTCTAGCAACACTGCAAACAGTAGCGGTGGCGGCATCTTCAGCAACAGTATTCTCACTATAAGCAACAGCACTATTTCTAGCAATACAGCTAAAACTTATGGTGGCGGCATCGACACCAACAATGCCACAGTGAGTAATAGCACTATTTTTGGAAACACCGCTGATAGTGATAACAACGGTCAAGGTGATGGTGGCGGTATTTATAGAGCTGGCGGCACGGTTAGCATTAGCAATAGCATCATTGCTGGCAATATTGACCCAGGTAATCAAGGAGCTGATATCTATGGTAGCAACTTCAATGGTAATGCTTACAACCTGATTGGCAAAATTGCCGGTAAATTGTCTGGGACTCTGGGCACGGGTACAGATATTATTAACCCCAATCCTGGACTCAAACCGCTAGGAGATTACGGTGGTTCTACACAAACTCATGCCCTAACCTTTTCTAGTCCTGCCAGAAATGCAGGCGATCCGGCTTACAGTGGTGGCTTAACTACTGACCAACGCGGTATGGATTTTAACCGTATTGAAAGTGGGAGAATTGACATTGGAGCATTTGAATATGTGCTTCCAAAAGTCAACTTTGGTGCTGCTACGTACAATACAACAGAAGATAGTACCGCCACTACAGTAACTATTTCTGTTACTTTAAATGCCTCTCCTGAAACAGCTGTCACAGTTCCTATTGTCGTCAAAAATAGTAGTACGGCTACTAGTGGCAACGATTACACTTTTTCGCCTACTACTATCTCTTTTGCTGCTGGAGCAACAGGCGCAAATTTAACACAGCTAATTACTTTTACTATTAACCCAGACGATTTACCTGAGAATACAGAGACAGTTGTACTCAACTTCGGTACGCTAACAGGAGCGGATTTGGGGACAATAACTGAAACTAGTCTAAATATTGCTGCTAATGATGCGATTCAATATGCAATTTCCACTCCTACCTCAACTTTAACAGAAGGTAATAGCGGTACTCAAACTGTTAGCTTTACGGTTACTCGCAGTGGTGGTATTGGTGTAGCTAGCACCGTAGATTATGCTTTTAACGGTACGACAACTTTTGGCAGTGACTATAACAATATTCAAGTTACGGGTGGAGGAAGTGCTGCATCTGGGACTTTAAGCTTTGCCATTGGGGAAACCACAAAGACAATTACAGCCGATGTTTTGGGTGACAACACTTTTGAACTTAATGAAGACATTACTGTTACCCTGAGTAATCCCAACCTCACAGCTGCGCCGGAAAGTTCCACAATTACTAACAATTCAGCTACAGCAACCATCATCAACGATGATAACCAACCAACTATCAGCATCTCGGATGTCTCGGTTACTGAAGGAAACACAGGTGCAACAACTAACGCTAACTTCACTATCACTCTTTCTAATCCCAGTTCTCAACAGATTACTGTAAATTACAACACAAGTGACGGCACTGCTAATGCTGCTGACTCAGATTACAATTCTACTCCGGGAACGATTACTTTCAATCCTGGTGAAACCAGTAAAACCCTTAGCATTGGTGTTGTAGGCGATAACAAATTTGAAACCAACGAGACATTTTCTGTCAATCTTTTAGGTGCGACAAATGCCACAATTACTGATAGTTTAGGAGTTGCTAACATCATCAATGATGACAATCAACCAACTATCAGTATCTCAGATGTTTCTGTTGGTGAAGGCAATACAGGTACAACGACTAATGCTAACTTTACTATCAGTCTTTCTAATCCCAGCTATCAGCAAATTACTGTAAATTACAACACGAGTGATGGTACTGCTCAAGTTGCTGACTCTGATTACAACTCTGCTTCAGGGACGATTACTTTCAATCCTGGCGAAACCAGCAAAGTTATTAGCATTGGTGTCATCGGTGATAATCAAACTGAAACTAACGAGACATTTGCTGTCAATCTTTTGGGTGCGACTAATGCCACGATCGCAGATAATTTAGGAGTTGGTACCATCATTGATGATGACAACCAACCAACTATCAGCATCTCGGATGTCTCTGTTATTGAAGGCAACACAAGCACAACAACTAATGCTAACTTTACTATTAGTCTCTCCAATCCCAGTTCTCAGCAAGTTACTGTAAATTACAACACAAGTGATGGGACTGCCCAAGTTGCTGACTCTGATTACAACTCTGCTTCAGGGACGATTACTTTCAATCCTGGCGAAACCAGCAAAGTTATTAGCATTGGTGTCATCGGTGATAACCAAACTGAAGCTGATGAGACATTTGCTGTCAATCTTTTGGGTGCGACAAATGCCGCGATCGCAGATAATTTAGGAGTTGGTACTATCATCAACGATGACAACCAACCAGCTATAAGCATTTCGGATGTTTCAATTACTGAAGGCAATACAGGAACAACTAACGCTAACTTTACTATTACTCTTTCCAATCCCAGTTCTCAGCAGGTTACTGTAAATTACAACACAAGTGATGGCGCTGCTAATACTGTTGACTCAGATTACAATTCTACTCCGGGGACGATTATTTTTGCTCCTGGGGAAACTAGCAAAACTCTTAGTATTGGTGTCATCGGTGATAACAAATTTGAAACTGACGAGACATTTGCTGTAAATCTTTTGAGTGCAACTAATGCCACAATTACTGATAGCTTAGGAGTTGGTACTATCATCAACGATGACAACCAACCAGCTATAAGCATTTCGGATGTTTCAATTACTGAAGGCAATACAGGAACAACTAACGCTAACTTTACTATTAGTCTCTCTAATCCCAGCTATCAGCAAGTTACTGTAAATTACAATACGAGTGATGGTACTGCTCAAGTTGCTGACTCTGATTATAACTCTGCTTCAGGGACGATTATTTTCGCTCCTGGTGAAACTAGCAAAACTCTTAGTATTGGCGTCATCGGCGATAATCAAACTGAAAGCAACGAGACATTTGCTGTCAATCTTTCGGGTGCGACAAATGCTGCGATCGCAGATAATTTAGGAGTTGGTACTATCATTGATGATGACAACCCAACAACTGTCAGTATCTCGGATGTCTCGTTTGCTGAAGGTAACACAGGCACAACCACTAATGCTAACTTTATCGTCACTCTCTCCGCAGCGAGTTTGCAGCAAGTTACTGTAAATTACAACACGAGTGATGGCACTGCTAAAGTTTCTGACTCTGATTACAATTCTGCTTCTGGGACGATTATTTTTGCTCCTGGGGAAACCAGTAAAACTCTTGGTATTGGTGTTATCGGTGATAATAAAGCTGAAACCAACGAGACATTTTCTGTCAATCTCTTTGGTGCTACAAATGCCACAATTACTGATAGTTTGGGAGTGGCTACGATCATAAATGATGACCAACCTCCAAGCATCAGCATTGCAGATGTATCACTCAGAGAAGGCACAACAGGGATGACAACTAATGCTAATTTTGTCGTCACTCTCTCTAGTGAATTCTATCAACCGATAGCCGTAAGTTATAGCACGAGTGATGGTACTGCCCAAGAATCTGACTCAGATTACAATTTTGGTTTGGGGACAATTGTTTTCAACCCTGGTGATACCAGTAAAACTATTAGTATTGGCGTTAGAGGTGATAATAAAGTTGAAGCCAATGAAACATTTTTTGTCAATATCTATGGCGCGGCAAATGCTACCTTTGCTAATAACCAAGCAGTCGGTACTATCATCAATGATGACCACCAAGCTTTTTAA